In Candidatus Binatia bacterium, one genomic interval encodes:
- the miaA gene encoding tRNA (adenosine(37)-N6)-dimethylallyltransferase MiaA: MSSEPIIALVGPTGVGKTELALQVAEQLGAEIVNADSRQVYRYLDIGSAKPTPAQQARVRHHLLDVVNPDEPFDCARYRELALQAIADIEARHRRVLLVGGTGLYLKVLMGGLFPGPPRDPDLRRQLEADEQAAPGCLHECLQRLDAASARRLHPHDRVRIVRALEVALLTPRPISAWQAQHAFSDRRLLIVPIGLTLERALLCERINSRCHAMIEAGLIDEVRGLWERGFGADLPPLRSIGYGEVAAFLQGEMTLDAALDHMARATRQLAKRQLTWFRRTPGLRWLDARCTAAEIIAAAASQ; encoded by the coding sequence GTGAGCTCGGAACCGATCATCGCCTTGGTCGGACCCACCGGGGTCGGCAAGACCGAGTTGGCGCTCCAGGTCGCCGAGCAGCTCGGGGCGGAGATCGTCAACGCCGACTCGCGTCAGGTGTATCGCTACCTCGACATCGGCAGCGCCAAGCCGACACCGGCGCAGCAAGCGCGGGTACGCCATCACCTGCTGGATGTGGTGAATCCGGATGAGCCATTCGACTGCGCCCGCTATCGTGAGCTCGCCCTGCAAGCGATCGCCGACATCGAGGCACGCCACCGGCGCGTGCTGCTGGTCGGCGGCACGGGCTTGTACCTGAAAGTCCTCATGGGAGGGCTGTTCCCCGGTCCACCGCGTGACCCGGACCTCCGGCGCCAACTCGAAGCCGATGAACAGGCGGCACCTGGATGCTTGCACGAATGCCTGCAGCGGCTCGACGCCGCCAGCGCGCGCCGTCTGCATCCGCACGATCGCGTGCGCATTGTGCGTGCCCTCGAAGTCGCGCTGCTCACCCCGCGCCCGATCAGCGCATGGCAAGCGCAGCACGCCTTCAGCGATCGGCGCCTGCTCATCGTGCCGATTGGGCTGACGCTGGAACGAGCGCTGCTGTGCGAACGGATCAATAGCCGCTGCCATGCCATGATCGAAGCCGGTCTCATCGACGAGGTGCGTGGTCTGTGGGAACGGGGTTTCGGTGCCGATCTGCCACCGCTGCGCAGCATCGGCTATGGCGAGGTCGCTGCCTTCTTGCAGGGGGAGATGACCCTGGACGCGGCCCTCGATCACATGGCGCGGGCAACGCGCCAGTTGGCGAAACGGCAGTTGACGTGGTTTCGCCGGACCCCGGGGCTGCGCTGGCTCGATGCCCGCTGTACCGCCGCGGAGATCATCGCCGCGGCCGCGTCACAGTGA
- the rimO gene encoding 30S ribosomal protein S12 methylthiotransferase RimO, with protein MATKVFLHSLGCPKNLVDSEMMLGLIARDGGEVVLDPEAADVLIVNTCGFIGDAKKESIDAILDLARFKGGDPNKRLVVTGCLVQRYGAELHEALPEVDAFLGTGDFVRLPEILANGGRSDPSAYGGAAHVLPDLAIPRLRTGQFFSAYLKVSEGCDHRCSFCIIPKIRGRHESRSMDSVLAEAEALAADGVIELNLIAQDLTAYGRDRGDGSSLSQLLRALARIDRLRWIRLLYTYPRYVTDDLLDTIAGEEKVCSYIDMPLQHISDRMLQRMRRERDGAAIRRLLQRVRDGIPGVAVRTAFIVGFPGETEADFAELLQFVAQARFERVGVFCYSKEEGTAAATFGEQVAESVKRQRRAALMRLQAEVSAAANQRLVGSQQAVLVCGEDERGRTYGRLATQAPEIDGVVYLRGQIPAGTITPARITGSGPYDLRAEVSAAEGDSGRTRRTAAHSDTVSVS; from the coding sequence ATGGCAACCAAAGTCTTCCTCCACAGCCTGGGCTGTCCGAAGAATCTCGTCGACAGCGAGATGATGTTGGGGCTGATCGCCCGTGACGGCGGTGAAGTCGTCCTCGACCCGGAGGCCGCTGACGTCCTGATCGTCAACACCTGCGGTTTCATTGGTGACGCCAAGAAGGAATCGATCGATGCCATTCTGGATCTGGCGCGCTTCAAGGGCGGTGATCCCAACAAACGGTTGGTGGTCACCGGGTGCCTGGTGCAGCGCTATGGCGCCGAGTTGCACGAGGCCTTGCCCGAAGTGGACGCTTTTCTCGGCACCGGAGACTTCGTGCGCTTGCCGGAGATCCTGGCGAACGGCGGCCGCTCCGATCCCAGCGCCTATGGTGGCGCGGCGCATGTGCTGCCGGATCTCGCCATCCCGCGCCTGCGCACCGGGCAGTTCTTCAGCGCCTACCTGAAGGTGTCCGAGGGCTGCGACCATCGCTGCAGCTTCTGCATTATTCCCAAGATCCGCGGGCGCCACGAGAGCCGCTCAATGGATTCGGTCCTCGCCGAAGCGGAAGCGCTGGCAGCCGATGGGGTCATTGAATTGAACCTCATTGCCCAGGACCTGACCGCATACGGCCGCGACCGAGGCGACGGCTCTTCGCTCAGCCAGCTGCTGCGCGCCTTGGCGAGGATCGACCGCCTGCGTTGGATACGCCTGCTCTACACCTACCCGCGCTACGTCACCGATGACTTGCTGGACACCATCGCCGGTGAGGAGAAGGTCTGTTCGTACATCGACATGCCACTGCAGCATATCAGCGACCGCATGCTCCAGCGGATGCGGCGGGAACGCGACGGCGCCGCGATCCGCAGGCTGCTACAACGCGTTCGCGACGGCATCCCGGGTGTGGCGGTGCGCACGGCCTTCATCGTCGGCTTCCCCGGCGAGACGGAAGCCGACTTCGCCGAGTTGCTGCAATTCGTCGCGCAAGCGCGGTTCGAACGCGTCGGCGTGTTTTGTTACTCAAAGGAAGAGGGAACAGCGGCCGCAACGTTCGGCGAGCAGGTTGCGGAATCGGTCAAGCGCCAGCGCCGGGCCGCCCTGATGCGCCTTCAGGCCGAGGTGTCGGCCGCGGCCAACCAGCGTCTGGTGGGGAGCCAACAAGCGGTGCTGGTCTGCGGTGAGGATGAGCGGGGCCGCACTTACGGGCGCCTGGCGACGCAAGCGCCGGAGATCGATGGCGTGGTGTATCTGCGCGGCCAGATTCCGGCTGGGACGATCACGCCGGCTCGTATCACCGGCTCCGGCCCTTATGATCTACGTGCCGAGGTGTCGGCGGCCGAGGGCGATTCTGGGCGCACACGCCGCACGGCGGCCCACAGCGACACCGTCAGCGTGTCGTGA
- a CDS encoding metalloregulator ArsR/SmtB family transcription factor, with product MEALLSALRAAAEPTRLRLLAILARGELTVSELTRVLHQSQPRVSRHLKLLCDPGLLQRWPEGAWVFYRLAEGGEGARVARTLLELLPAADPELARDLEWLERVRRDRAERATAYFRDNAACWDHIRSLYVGEAAVERAMLKAAGKGALGALVDLGTGTGRLLEVFAPRVRHGVGIDESHEMLNLARAKLHDCGITNCQVRRGNLYDVQLPSACADVVTVHQVLHFLDDPAAVLKEAARLLRPGGRLLVVDFAPHSMESLRTDYAHRRLGFADEEMTRWCKAAGLGEVTVRHLEATGDAGHDTLTVSLWAAVRRVRPESPSAADTSARRS from the coding sequence ATGGAAGCGTTGCTGTCCGCGCTCAGGGCGGCGGCCGAGCCGACGAGGCTGCGACTGCTGGCGATCCTGGCTCGCGGCGAGCTGACCGTCTCCGAGCTCACCCGCGTGCTGCACCAGAGCCAGCCGCGGGTGAGCCGGCATCTGAAACTGCTGTGCGACCCGGGCCTGCTGCAGCGCTGGCCCGAGGGCGCCTGGGTGTTCTACCGTTTGGCGGAAGGCGGCGAGGGGGCGCGGGTCGCACGCACACTGCTGGAGCTGCTGCCGGCGGCGGATCCCGAACTCGCCCGCGACCTCGAGTGGCTGGAACGTGTGCGCCGTGACCGGGCCGAGCGCGCGACGGCGTACTTCCGTGACAACGCGGCGTGTTGGGACCACATCCGCAGCCTCTACGTCGGCGAGGCCGCGGTCGAACGCGCGATGCTGAAGGCCGCTGGCAAGGGTGCGCTGGGCGCTTTGGTCGACCTCGGCACCGGCACCGGCCGCCTGCTCGAGGTGTTTGCCCCGCGCGTACGCCATGGCGTGGGCATCGACGAGAGCCATGAGATGCTGAACCTGGCACGCGCGAAGCTGCACGACTGCGGCATCACCAATTGCCAGGTGCGGCGGGGCAACCTCTATGACGTGCAACTACCGTCGGCCTGCGCCGACGTGGTCACCGTGCATCAGGTGCTGCACTTCCTCGACGACCCGGCGGCGGTGCTCAAGGAAGCGGCGCGGCTGCTGCGCCCAGGCGGGCGGTTGCTCGTGGTCGACTTCGCGCCCCACAGCATGGAGTCGCTGCGCACCGACTACGCCCACCGCCGGCTGGGCTTCGCGGACGAGGAGATGACCCGGTGGTGCAAGGCCGCCGGCCTCGGCGAGGTGACAGTGCGCCACCTGGAAGCAACCGGCGATGCGGGTCACGACACGCTGACGGTGTCGCTGTGGGCCGCCGTGCGGCGTGTGCGCCCAGAATCGCCCTCGGCCGCCGACACCTCGGCACGTAGATCATAA